A genome region from Gopherus flavomarginatus isolate rGopFla2 chromosome 9, rGopFla2.mat.asm, whole genome shotgun sequence includes the following:
- the GET4 gene encoding Golgi to ER traffic protein 4 homolog isoform X1: MAAAMMAAAAEQEASKGGGGRNRGGVQRVEGKLRASVEKGEYYEAHQMYRTLFFRYMSQGKHVEARELMYSGALLFFSHNQQNSAADLSMLVLESLEKSDAKVTDELLGATSIVCTVIDLSAALMDSGFLSSQCGDVCIACGSAILSKKLCLSENLAKVFSLMDPNSPERVAFVSRALKWSSGGSGKLGHPKLHQLLAITLWKEQNYCESRYHFLHSTDGEGCANMLVEYSSSRGYRSEVDMFVAQAVLQFLCLKNKTSASVVFTTYTQKHPSIEKGPPFVQPLLNFIWFLLLAVDGGKLTVFTVLCEQYQPSLKRDPMYNEYLDRIGQLFFGVPPKQTSSYGGLLGNLLNSLMGTGEDDDAEDGQEDSSPIELD; the protein is encoded by the exons aTGGCGGCGGCGATGATGGCGGCGGCGGCGGAGCAGGAGGCCTCGAAGGGCGGCGGCGGGCGGAACCGCGGGGGGGTGCAACGGGTGGAGGGGAAGCTCCGCGCCAGCGTGGAGAAGGGCGAATACTACGAGGCGCACCAGATGTACCGGACCCTCTTCTTCAG GTATATGTCCCAAGGCAAACACGTAGAAGCAAGAGAACTGATGTATTCGGGGGCACTGTTGTTCTTTAGTCACAACCAA CAAAACAGTGCTGCTGATCTGTCCATGCTGGTTTTAGAGTCTTTAGAGAAATCGGACGCAAAAGTAACAGATGAACTACTAG GAGCGACAAGTATTGTCTGCACAGTAATTGACCTCTCCGCCGCTTTGATGGACAGCGGCTTCCTATCCAGTCAGTGTGGTGATGTGTGCATTGCCTGCGGGTCGGCCATTTTGTCAAAGAAACTTTGCTTGTCGG AAAACTTGGCTAAAGTGTTTAGTTTGATGGATCCAAATTCTCCTGAAAGAGTAGCTTTCGTGTCCAGAGCACTGAAATGGTCCAGTGGTGGATCAGGGAAACTCGGTCATCCGAAACTACATCAGTTATTAGCCATCACGTTGTGGAAAG AGCAAAACTATTGTGAATCTCGGTATCACTTCTTGCACTCCACAGATGGCGAAGGATGTGCTAATATGCTAGTAGAATATTCTTCATCCAGGGGATATCGCAGTGAGGTGGACATGTTTGTGGCTCAGGCAGTCTTACA ATTTCTCTGCTTAAAAAATAAGACGAGTGCATCAGTGGTTTTTACAACATATACACAGAAACATCCTTCAATAGAAAAGGGGCCTCCATTTGTACAACCATTGCTAAATTTCATCTGGTTTCTGTTACTGGCTGTTGATGG AGGAAAACTAACAGTATTTACAGTATTGTGTGAACAGTATCAACCTTCACTAAAAAGAGATCCTATGTATAATGAG TACTTAGATAGAATAGGACAGCTCTTCTTTGGAGTTCCACCCAAGCAGACATCATCCTATGGAGGATTACTAG GAAATCTTTTAAACAGTCTGATGGGAACTGGGGAAGATGATGATGCAGAAGATGGTCAAGAAGATAGCAGTCCTATTGAACttgattga
- the GET4 gene encoding Golgi to ER traffic protein 4 homolog isoform X2 yields the protein MAAAMMAAAAEQEASKGGGGRNRGGVQRVEGKLRASVEKGEYYEAHQMYRTLFFRYMSQGKHVEARELMYSGALLFFSHNQQNSAADLSMLVLESLEKSDAKVTDELLENLAKVFSLMDPNSPERVAFVSRALKWSSGGSGKLGHPKLHQLLAITLWKEQNYCESRYHFLHSTDGEGCANMLVEYSSSRGYRSEVDMFVAQAVLQFLCLKNKTSASVVFTTYTQKHPSIEKGPPFVQPLLNFIWFLLLAVDGGKLTVFTVLCEQYQPSLKRDPMYNEYLDRIGQLFFGVPPKQTSSYGGLLGNLLNSLMGTGEDDDAEDGQEDSSPIELD from the exons aTGGCGGCGGCGATGATGGCGGCGGCGGCGGAGCAGGAGGCCTCGAAGGGCGGCGGCGGGCGGAACCGCGGGGGGGTGCAACGGGTGGAGGGGAAGCTCCGCGCCAGCGTGGAGAAGGGCGAATACTACGAGGCGCACCAGATGTACCGGACCCTCTTCTTCAG GTATATGTCCCAAGGCAAACACGTAGAAGCAAGAGAACTGATGTATTCGGGGGCACTGTTGTTCTTTAGTCACAACCAA CAAAACAGTGCTGCTGATCTGTCCATGCTGGTTTTAGAGTCTTTAGAGAAATCGGACGCAAAAGTAACAGATGAACTACTAG AAAACTTGGCTAAAGTGTTTAGTTTGATGGATCCAAATTCTCCTGAAAGAGTAGCTTTCGTGTCCAGAGCACTGAAATGGTCCAGTGGTGGATCAGGGAAACTCGGTCATCCGAAACTACATCAGTTATTAGCCATCACGTTGTGGAAAG AGCAAAACTATTGTGAATCTCGGTATCACTTCTTGCACTCCACAGATGGCGAAGGATGTGCTAATATGCTAGTAGAATATTCTTCATCCAGGGGATATCGCAGTGAGGTGGACATGTTTGTGGCTCAGGCAGTCTTACA ATTTCTCTGCTTAAAAAATAAGACGAGTGCATCAGTGGTTTTTACAACATATACACAGAAACATCCTTCAATAGAAAAGGGGCCTCCATTTGTACAACCATTGCTAAATTTCATCTGGTTTCTGTTACTGGCTGTTGATGG AGGAAAACTAACAGTATTTACAGTATTGTGTGAACAGTATCAACCTTCACTAAAAAGAGATCCTATGTATAATGAG TACTTAGATAGAATAGGACAGCTCTTCTTTGGAGTTCCACCCAAGCAGACATCATCCTATGGAGGATTACTAG GAAATCTTTTAAACAGTCTGATGGGAACTGGGGAAGATGATGATGCAGAAGATGGTCAAGAAGATAGCAGTCCTATTGAACttgattga